ACGCTTTCACGAGCTTGGTCTGAAGGGTGGTGTCGGTCCACTGCTGCATAGACTGGTATCTGCGAGCAGTTATAAATAATGGCCCTATCGGAGACGCATGGTCAGGGTTTTCGTCTCCATCCCCGTCCCCAACATATCCGACCTCGCCCCGTTCCTGAAGGACATAGGGGCCGTAAGGGGGGTCAGACCCGTGTCCGCGGTGCAGCTCCACATCACGCTCGCATTCGTGGGGGAGGTGGACGAGGAGAGGATCGACGACATCGCCGAATGCGTGGAGGCCGAGGTCCGCGAAAAGGGAAGTGCCAGGATAACCCTGAAGGGTGCGGGCGCGTTCCCGTCGGAGAAGAGGCCCAGGGTCATCTGGGCCGGAGTCGAGACCGGTCTCCCCCTCGAGGGCATCGCCGCCGGCATCAGGAGGAGGTTCGCCGCCAAGGGCATCCCGTTCGACGAGAAGCCCTTCAAGGCCCACATCACGGTCGGGAGGGTGGACAGGCCGACGGACGTATCCGGACTCATCGGGGTGTACAGGAGGACGGAGTTCTTCTCGTTCATATGCAGATCCGTCATGGTCGTCAGGAGCGACCTCTCCCCGTCGGGACCCACCTACACCATACTCAGGGTCTGCGACCTCTGATATACGATAAGCGCGGTTCGGAATCATCCGAGGCAGCCTCATGAGATACTTCGACGCCGAATACTGGAAATGCAGGGACCATCCCACTCCCGATGCGGAGGAATACTACCACACCTACTACGGCAACGCCTCCGCCATGGAATGGGAGTACTCCTCTAACATCCGGGAGTTCTGCAGGTCGGCCATCGAGGACGGGATCAGACCGGAAAGCATCGAGAACCCCTCGGAGCAGGACGTCATCGATTGGATGACCTCCGTTAGGTGGGAGCAGTTCCATTCCATGTATCCCTCGGTCGAGCTCTCGGACGACGAGAAGAAGTACCTGGTCATGGGCTACCTCCCCAAGAGGGTAAGGGAGCAGGTGGACGAGGAGAACAGGAGGTGCCTGGAGTTCGCCGCCGAGAGGGAGGCGGAGTACACCGGGCTGCTGGAGAAGTTCAAGGCGGTGGACCCCGAGCTCTACTACCACTTCATCGGCGACGACTACCGCGACCTCCTCGCGACCCTGAAGGTCAAGGGAGGGGACGTCATCATCGACATGCCGAAGGCCACCTCCGGGCAGCTGAAGAGGATCGTCTTCAAGGATGCACAGATCGACGAGGGCGTCCCGCCGGAGGAATTCTACATCGAGCTCGTCGAGTGGTACGTCGAGGGCGACGGAAGGAGCGCATACATCGACGTCGTCGTCCCCGGCAGGGACCGTTCCTGGTTCTCCGTCGTCTTCAGGAGCGCACGCTTCGTGGGAGCGGACGGGAAGGACGTCCCCATAGTCGTCAACCCCGAATGACGGCATCCCGCATACCCTCTCCCGCCGCGAAGGATACTATTACATCGGGCCGGTCTCTGGGGAAACCCATGAAGAGCTCCCTCGTCCTGGCCGCGGTCGTCATAGCGGTCATCGCATCCTCCGTGTGCACTTACGCCGCAGTCGGCTACGACCCGTCGGATGAGACCCACAGGCTGGGCATAATAGGCGCCATGGACGACGAGGTCGACTCCCTGAAGGCCTCGATGCACATCGACAGGAAGGAGACCGTCGCCGGCATGGAATTCTGCATCGGCACCCTGGAGGGCAAGGACGTGGTCGTCGTGAGATGCGGGATGGGGAAGGTTAACGCAGGCATCTGCGCCAACACGCTGATCAATCAGTTCGGGGTCGACAGGATCATCAACACGGGGGTCGCCGGTTCCCTGGACAACGGCCTTGACATAGGGGACCTGGTCATCTCATCCGAAGCGGTGCAGCATGATTTCGATGTCTCCCCGATCGGTTTCGCAAAGGGCGAGATCCCCTACACCGGGCTGGTGGCTTTTCCGGCCGACGCATCCCTCATCGATTCGGCCCTGCGTGCGGCATCCGAATGCGCGCCAGAGATCAAAGCGGTGAAGGGCAGGGTATGCTCGGGGGACCAGTTCATAAACACGAACGAGCAGAAGGACAGGATCACCGCGGATTTCGGAGGTCTGTGCTGCGAGATGGAGGGAGGGGCGATCGCCCATGCCTGCTGCCTCAACGAAATCCCCTACGTCATCATCAGGGCGATATCAGATAAGCCCGACGGGTCCTCGAGCATGGATTATAGCGAGTTCGAGAAGGAGGCGGCCCAGAGGTGCGCCTCCATCGTGCACTACATGGTGAAGAACCTCGCCTGAAGGGCATTCGGTAACGGTACGGGATGTGAGCGGTCCCACACATGACCGGATTCCGATTCATCATACATGTGCCAGATCTTATATTGTCATTATCGGCAATCCGACGGGGGACAGGTCTTATTATCATTCCCCCGCGGGAAATCGGTTTATATTCATACATCGAAACACAGCCATGGACTTCACCTATTACAACGGTCCCCTGACGATCTGCTCGGGAAGCCAGTACAGGGTAAGGCTCGAGAGCAAGCTGAGGAAACTCACCGGCGAGAAGATCATCGTAGGCCCACTGGATGCCTCCATCAAGAAGTGCATCGAATCGGGAAAGATAGATGCCGGGAAGGGAGAGGTCCTCCTCGATATCGCCAGGTTCTGCGACATGTCCTACATGAACCCCGAATCGGATCCCCCTTCCAGGTCCACCATCATAGCCTGGTCGGATGCCATAGAGAGCATCTGACGCCGGCGGATCAGTCCCTGATCCTGATGGATCTCTCCACGGGCATCACGAATATCCTCCCGTCCCCCATGTGACCGGTGGATGCGGCGTTCCTGATGGCCTCTATCGTGGCATCCTCCTCGCAGTCCTCGACCACAATGTCTATCCTGGTCTTCTCGATCTCGTCCACCACCAGGGAGCCGACCCTGTTGGAGAACACTATCCCCGACTGCTGCCCCCTTCCCCTGACCTCGGTTATGGTCAGGGCATTGATGCCCGCCTCCTTCAGCGCGTCCTTGACGGGCTGGAGCTTCTCCGGGCGGAATATTGCAGTGATCATCTTCATCCTCTCACCTCCAGTTATACGAGGGCTCCGCCAGTTCGGATATATCCGCTCCGACTGCCTCCTCCTCTTCGGTCAGGCGCACCCTCACGAACCTCGATATGACCCAGATCAGCAGATACGAGGCTGCAAAGCAGAACGCCACGGTCACTATCACGGCGGCGATCTGCCCGAGGAAAAGGGAGATTCCTCCGTAGAACAGCCCCTCGTACCCGTCGGCGACCATGGACGGGTTGGCGAAGAGCCCGGTTGCGACCGCTCCCCATATCGCGCCCACCCCGTGAACGCCGAAGACGTCCAGGGCGTCATCGGCACCGGACCTGCTGCGCATGAACAGCACCCCGTAGTAGCAGACGACCCCTGCCACCAATCCTATGATGATGGCTGGTCCGGGCTTCACATAGCCTGCCGCAGGAGTGATGGCCACAAGGCCCGCGAGAGCGCCCGATATCAGTCCCAGGGCACCGGTGTGTCCCATCTGCCTGTACTGGACGGCAGCCCAGGAGATCATACCCGCGGCGGGAGCGATCATGGTAACGACCACGGCGTTCACGGCGGTGCCGTCCGCGGCCAATCCGGATCCCCCGTTGAACCCCAGCCATCCGAACCACAGCATGGCGAATCCGATGAACACCATGGGCATGCTATGTCCCCTCCTCAGGACACGCTCGCTCCTCCTGCCGACGAACACGGCAAGTGCCAGACCGGTGGTTGCCGCACACATGTGCACCACGGTTCCGCCTGCGAAATCCAGGACGGTCAGGTGCTGGTCGAAAAGACCGCCTCCCCACACCCAGTGGGCCATGGGGGCGTAGACGAGGACCGACCAAAACGCAATGAACACCGCAATGGCGTTGAACCTGACCCTCTCCATGCAGGCCCCCAGGACTATTCCAGCGGTAATCATAGCGAACATCATCTGGAAGAGCATGAACTCCATCTCGGGGATGGTGCTCCCCTCGGGGATGGTCCCATAGTCGATGTTCTCCAGGAGGACGTCGTCGAGGTTGCCGATCAACCCCCCGATGTCCCCGCTGAAGGCGAGGGTGTACCCGACGATTGCCCAGGACAGCGCCATTATCCCCATGATGATGGCGGTCTGGGCCATGATGGAGGTCATGCTCTGCTTCCTCAGCATCCCCCCGTAGAACAGGGCCACCCCCGGGGTCATTATGAAAACCAGGGCGCTGCAGACCAGGATCCATGATATGTTCCCGCTGTCCGAACCCGAAACGGCGGCATCCGCGGATGATACGGGGGCCGCGACGACCGCGGCGAACATCAGGACGGAAAACACTGCCACTGTCAATAGAGCGAATCTCATCGTGTCACCTTTTGCAATGAACATCCATTGCCGATTTGATTAGACAAATGTCTAATTGTATATTAATATTCGGTAATTTTATCGTTAAAATCAAACTATTATCCTAATTATTGTACAGATAATCAGCGGATATCGTAGGATTGGCTACATGTGTCTAATCGGTAAGGGCCGCAGCCGGATACCCCGGGAAACTAACTGTACACTGCTCCCTTTAAGTCCCCTACACGATTTTTACTCAAGCGTGGTCAAAATGACGCACGCAAGGATACGTTCCGGGAGACCGGACAGAAAGGGAGGGATCGAGGGTCTTCCCCTGGAGCTGCTGATAGTTATCGTGGTGGCTACAGTGGGGACCGCGATCCTCATCGGATGGATGGATGACGTCGACGGATCCGAGCCCGTGACCTACGGGGAGGTTACGTCCGACATAGACATGGTGGAGTTCGACGGCACGTACTACAGGATAGACGGGACCTCGAGCGATACCGGGTTCATGATGACGGTGCATGTGGCGGACAGCTCCGGCAATGCCGTGAAGGGGGCCGTCGTGACCCTCAGCGGACTGGGTGTGGACAACAACGGGAACAACCACATACAGACCGACGGGAACGGCGACGCGGAGTTCGACTACATCACACTGTCCTCCTCGGTGAAGGCCGGGGACATAGGGTTCATCAACGTCCATGTCTGGGAGAACACCCTCGGGGACTATGAGCTGAAGATCCCGGTGGTGAACGGCTGATGGACGGCAGGGGCGTCATAGGGTTCCCGGTCAGGATAGGTGTTGCGTTCCTCCTGGTTGCCCTGTGCGTCCCTGCGATATCCTATGCGGTAGACGCCTTCCAGGAGAGTTCCGAGCTCCAGAGGGTGGACGGCGAGGTGGATTCCATCATCGAGGCGTCCGGCAGGATCTACTTCGGCGGTGCGGGGTGCTCCTGCACGATCGATGTGCATGTGGAGCCCGGCTACGAGATATGGATCGGTGGGGAGGGGCCGGAGGCCTACTCCGTGTCGGTGGTCAAGGGGTCGTCTGTCAGGGAGAGGACCTACGCCGAGAACCCTTCGGTCAGATTCCTCGGGGAGAGGATGGTTCTGACCGGGGATTCCGAACTTCTCCTGGAATGCGCCAGGATAGACGGCGTGTACGGGATAAGGGTGACCGAGAGATGATGGAGTTCGTGAGCTCCCGCGCAGCACTGATCGTCTGCGGAGCCATCCTGATGGGTTCGGTGTTGGTCCCCGTAAGCGGCATCCTGGAGGATGACGAATACGACCTCGTGCAGTCCCTGGCCGAAAAGGATGCGTCGGTGATCGATCACCTGTTCGATTCCAATCTACATGTGATAACGATAGACGGCAGCGACATGCTTCCGTCTCCGTCCTACAGGATGGTCCTCGAAGGTCACGACCTCGTGATAACGGACGGCGACAGTCGCCTGTATATCGCATATCTGGCACATGTGTCGGAGAGGATCGAGATAGGGTATTCCGACTCGGTGGAACTAGTAAGGTCCCCGGAAGGCAGCATCACGACGAGAACGTCTCCGCCACCTTCCTGAGGGCCGCAGAGAACCTGTCGATGTCGCTCTTATCGTTGTAAAGGTAGACGGATGCCCTGGCGCTTCCGTCGATACCGCGCCCGTCGAAGAAGGAGTGGGCGCAGTGCATCCCGGAGCGGATCATGATGCCGTCGATGCTGTCGAGCATCATGGCGATGTCGTGGGAAAGCAGACCCGCAATGTTGAACGAGAAGATCGAGCGGCGCTTCGAGGGATCGGAGGGGCCGACCACTGACAGACCTCTGACGTCCTCGACGCTGTCCATCATGTACTTCACGAGTTCGGAGTCGTGCCTCTCGACCTCGTCCATGCCGATCTTGGAGATATAGTCTATCGCCGCCTTGGTTCCGAATACCCCCGCATAATCCTGGAGGCCCGCCTCGAAACGGTCGGGTACGGGGGCGAATGTGGCGGAATCGTAGGTGACCATGCCCACCGTGCCTCCTCCGAAGCTCCTCATACCGAGCTCCTCCAGGATCCCGGGCCTCCCGTACAGGACTCCGAAACCGGAAGGTCCCAGCAATTTGTGCATGGAGAATGCGTAGAAGTCCGCGCCGCTGTCCCTGATATCCACCTTTATGTGCGGTGCGGCCGCGCAGCCGTCGACGAGGACCTTCGCACCGTACTCGTGGGCGATATCTGCGACGTCCTTAACCGGGACCTCGACGCCGGTGACGTTGCTCACATGGCAGACGGACACCAGCTTCACGTCCTTCCCCATCTGCTCCTTGAAGGACTCGATGTCGAAGATCCCCTCGGTTCCGGATACGGAACGGCGTATGACTATGCCGACCGAATCCCTGAGGTTCAGCCAGGGGACGTAATTGGAGTTGTGCTCGGAATCGGTGGTTACCACCACGTCACCCTTCTTCAGGCCGAATCCCCCCGCTACGGTGTTGATTCCGTCGGTGGTGTTTCTGGTGAAGACGAAGTGATCCGGATCCTCCCCGTTGAAGAATGAGCACAGGGTCTCGCGGGTCTCGTCCACACGGACGGAGACCTCGTTGGAAAGGTGGTGGACGCTCCTCCCCCCGCACGCGGGGCACCTCTCGTAGTATTCCCTGATCGCGTCGATGACGCTGTCGGGACGGAGGGACTGGCAGGCGCTGTCAAGATAGACGCCCTGGTCGTTCCTCATCGTCGGGAAGTCCCTGCGGATTTGGGAGAAGTCCATGCCGACACGTATGGTCTGGGTATAATAACGGTTTTGCCCCGGAACGATACTGTGGAGGGATGTCTCCATCCGCCTCGGCAGTTTCTATTTATTTTGTATGTACTTTTTATTCACTTTCTATGTACTCCGGGAAATATATATTTTGAATTGCCGAGGGATCCGCAATCAGCGTCTTAATCTACTATGATAACGATTCGGTCCCATCACACCCAGAGAGGTATCCAAATGGACAGCAACGTTCGTCCCGAATCCATGGTCCGCATCACCACTCCCGAGCTGGCGGATGCGTTCATCAAAGAGCAGATCGAAGCGCTTCAGAAACAGATCGGAAACGGAAAGGTACTCCTGGCACTTTCCGGAGGTGTCGACTCCTCCGTCGTCGCCGCCCTTCTCATCAAGGCAATCGGAAGCAACCTCACCTGCGTCCACGTCAACCACGGTCTCCTCCGCAAGGGGGAGGCCGAGCAGGTCATCGACGTCTTCCGCAACCAGATGAAGGCCAACCTCGTCTACGTCGACGCCACCGACCGCTTCCTCGACAAGCTTGCCGGAGTCTCCGACCCCGAGCAGAAGAGGAAGATCATCGGAAAGGAGTTCATCGACGTCTTCGAGGAGGAGGCCAAGAAGATCGAGGGAGTCAAATTCCTCGGACAGGGAACCATCTATCCCGATATCCTCGAGAGCCACGGGGTGAAGGCCCACCACAACGTAGGAGGCCTTCCCGAGAAGTTCGGATTCGAGCTCGTCGAGCCCGTGAAGCTCCTGTTCAAGGACGAGGTCCGCGTCGTCGGAAAGCAGCTCGGCCTGCCGGACTCCATGGTCTACAGGCAGCCCTTCCCCGGACCCGGACTGGGAGTCAGGTGCACCGGCGCCATCACCCGCGACAGGCTCGAGGCTGTGAGGGAATCGGATGCCATCCTCCGCGAGGAGTTCGCCAACGCCGGACTCCAGGGCAAGGTCTGGCAGTACTTCACCATCGTCCCCGACTACCGCTCCACCGGTGTCCGCGACGGACAGCGCCTGTGGGACTGGCCCGTGGTCATCCGCGCGGTCAACACCAAGGACGCCATGACCGCCACCGTCGAGGAGGTCCCCTGGCCCCTGCTCAACAAGATCACCTCCCGCATACTGGCGGAGGTCAAGGGAGTCAACAGGGTCCTTTACGACCTCTCCCCCAAGCCCTGCGCTACCATCGAGTGGGAGTGAAATCACTTCGGGCCTTCGGGCCCCCCCCCCTTCTCTTAATGTCTGATGTGGATGTTCTCAGAGGATGCAGAACCTTCCTTCGGCCCAACGGCTACGGCCCGGTGAAGGTCACTTCAGAGAGATAAACGGCATGAGATAGATCGGAACATAACTCACGCCCTCGCCCGTTCTGACATCCTTCGAGTGGATGACGAAGGATCTGTCGATGCGTTCGCCGTACTTCTCAACCAATCTATCCAGGGATGAATGGGGCACAGATCTACCGGATTTCACTTCCAACGGAACGATACCTGCCCTACCGGGAAGGATGAAATCCACTTCATACTTCCTGTTGCTGCCTTTTTTCTCGAATTCCGTGAACCACAGGTCGTATCCTCTGCAGACCAACTCCTGCGCCACCATGTTCTCGAACAACATCCCCCTGTTGATTGACAGTTTGCCGTCCAGCAGGAGACCGTACGTGTCAGCCAGGCCTTCCCTGTCGTTCTGAAATGCGAGACTGATCAGCAATCCCGTGTCCAGAAGGTAGCATTTCACTCTCCCGACATCTTCGCTCAGGCCTATAGCAATGCCGGGATTGGAACTGCAGCGGCATCTGTTGAAGATCATCGCGTCGCAAAGCCATTTCACCGCACTGTCATACTCTCTTTTCCTAGACCCTTTCCTCACTTTGACCGGGGACAGAACCTTGTGGGGGGATGACAGTATCGCAGGGATGCTGTTGAACAGCGCCAGCGCCCTCTCCATCGCAGCTCCCGGTATCTTGTGTATGTCCTCCCTGTAGAGTTCGAGTATGTCCTTCTTGACGTATTCCGCCTCCATGATGTCGCGATGTTCAAGATAGGCCGAGACCGCCTGCGGCATCCCGCCGACCACCACGTATTCCGTATATCTCCTGAGCATCGTCCTGTGGGCATCCTCGCCCAGGGTTTCGTTTCTTTCAGCTATGGATCTCAGCATATCCGCCGTGACATCGTCCCCGCTTGCCCAGAGCCACTCCTCGAAATCCATGGGGTGCATGTCAATCTTGTGCTCTTCCGACGGGACCCTTATGCCGGACACCTTGGATTTCACCGTGATCAGGGAACCGGTCTCGATGTAGTCATACCTACCGTCTCTGACGAGCGCCTTGATCATCTCCCTTGCCAGAGGGAATGCCTGAACCTCATCGAATATGATTGCACTCTGCCTCTCGTACAGTTTGACCCTTGTTTTGAGCTGAAGACGGTTGAACAGCATATCGAGGTCTGCCCTGTACTCGTTGAAAATCCTGCGCGTCTCGTCATCGGCTTCGACGAAATCGATTAGCATGTAGCTCTTGTACTGCTCCTTGGCGAATTTTTCGGCGATAGTGCTCTTGCCAACCCTTCTAGCACCCTGCAGCATGAGTGACGAACGTCCGTTGGATGCGTTCTTCCAGTCTAACATTTCGCCGTAGATCTTTCTTCTGAATTCCATTCGTTGGATTAATCGTCCCCTCAGTATATAAAGATGCCACTTTTGCAAACATAGAAATTGGGAAAAATGCCACTTTGCAAACATAGAAATTGGGAAAAATGCCACTTTTGCAAGTTAACATCCATCCATCCGCAACATACAGACATCATTCAAAGGGATATCCGCCGGCCGTTCCGACCAACGAACGGCATCATCGGTGATGCGTTTGCTTCATGGCAGGGATACTTCGGACATCACCGCCGGACCTCCCGGGAAAACACGGGAAGGGGTCCCCGCCCCCGGAGGGACGGGTATTTGGTTTGCAGGGAATCACTCATCCTCGTCCTTGGCCTCGTGGTCCTTGAACTTCATGTCCACGATGACGTCCATCTTGATACCGGACCTCTTCTCCTCGGGGTTGGATGAGAATCCGAAGGTCAGCTCATAGCAGATGGGGCAGAGGGGGACCAGGGCGTTACCGACCTGGATGTCCGGGAAGGACTCCATCTCGGTCATCTTGTCGTTGGTGACTGAGAAGTCCACGTTCCCCTTGTCGGTGATGTACGAGTTGTACTGCTGGACGGTCCTCTTGCAGAGGAAGCACCTCATGTCGTCCTGCCCGTTCTTGTGCTGGATGGCGACCCACACGGGGACGTAGATCAGCAGGATGACGGCTCCGATGATGACGGAGAAGGTACCGTTCTCGATACCTCCGTTGATGCACCAGTATGCCAGGCACGGGATGAGCACGAAGAACTGATAGCACATCAGGAAGCATGCGACGTAGAACCATCCCGGAGGCGCCCTGTAGGGCCTGGGCAGGTCCCTGAAGCGGGGGTTCCTGCGGGCGGTGATGAACGCCAGCATCCCCATTCCGAGGGCGAAGGAGAATCCGAACGACGATGCCGCGAGGATCATTCCGACGGACCCGAAGTGGATGATGATGATGAATATGATTCCCATCGCGAACTGATACATCATCGCCACCAGGGGGGCGCCGTTCTTGTTCGTGTAGGTGAAGATCTTCGGCATGTTGCCCTCGTGTCCCATGAAGTACAGGGTCCTGGAGGATCCGAGGAAGGCGGTCTGGATCAGCATCACCATTCCCGCGATGAGAAGAATCAGGGCGATGATCAGACCGATGTTCCCGAAGTCGTACTGGGCGATGGGGTACAGTGTGGATACTCCCCAGGCCTCGATCGTCTCGGGATCCATCATTCCGTAGACCACGAAGGGCACGAGGAAGTAGAGTGCCAGACAGACGAGTCCGGCGGAGATGAGTGCCTTGGGGACGTCCTTTCCAGGGTTCTTGTACTCGGCACCGTAGGTTGCCGCGGACTCCCATGCGCATGCGCACCACTGGGCGTACGCGAACATTCCGAACACCATCATGAAGTCGCCGGCATCCCAGTCCCATCCGTCGGGAGTGAGGTTCTCGCTGATGCGGTCGATTGTGAATCCGGTGAGGTCCCCCTCGCCGGCGGTTATTCCGATGATCGGGAACAGGATGACGACGAGAAGCGGAACGATCGCGATAAGTGCCAGGATGAGTCCGGCGCGGGCTCCTCCAGACAGTCCCTTGGAACCGACATAGACGATCATGCTGAACACGAGGATACCGAACCCGAGGGACAACAGCAGGGTGCCGGTGTCGTCCAGGGGCTCCATCTCCATGTAGTGTTCCATGAACTTGGAGATGTAGTCGACGGAAGTGCAGGTGAAGATAGGGATGACAGGCGTCCACGTGAACCAATACGACCACGCCGTGAACGCTCCTATGAATCTCCCGAACCCGTATCTGCCTTCGTTCGGTTTGGTGAAAACCTTCTGCGCACAACCCCCTATACCGGGAGTCTCAAGCGCCGCCGCCATCTCTCCGATGGCCAGGTTCTGGGCGAATCCCTGAAGGACCGAGACCGTCCAGATCATAATACTCAGACCCCATGCGGTCCCCGCGATATCGTAGATCCCCGGAAGGATTAGGATGGGGACACCCATGGCGATGATCATACCTTGTTTCCAGTCGATGGATTTCACAAGGCCCGTATCCAAATTGATGAATCCGCTGTAGGAATGGCTGTTTCCCTCAGCCAGGATTCTGATTCCGTGCTTTGACAAGCCTACCTCCCCCTAAATCTATGGGATAAAATTCCTTTATTCTGTATTTAATATTAATCACTAACTGACTCCAATCACGGATTTAAGTATATAATCGAACCCGTTGATTAATAGATATTGTTATATATTCGAATAAAAGACTAATCCAATTGCAGGGCCTTCTTCCTAAGCTGATATTTATAACTTTGTACTAATATCACAATAATGCCAAATGTAAACCGCATTTCATACACATAATGGATTCATCAGGAATAAAATGTCCCGCATACCGCAGCCCCAGCGGGCGATTTATACCCGCACGGCCATATGAACGGCATGGGTCTCGGGAAGGAGAACGGCACCACGTGTTTCGCTGCGGGGATGGGTGAGCTTGATGACTCCCTCAAGGCCATGACCGCGATGCTCAACCGCAGCAACCGTGCGGAGATACTGATCGGCATAGGGCCCGACGGGGAACCTTCCGGCGAAGACCTGTCCGAAGACGACATCCCCGAGGTGGTCCGCAGAATGAGCGCGAAGATCGACCACCTGCCGGAGTATTCCGTAAACCTCGATTCTCTGGAGGGAAGGCCATTCATCAGGATCTCCGCCAGAGGATATGAGACGCCCTATACTTTCGACGGGTGGTTCTACATCCGCAAGTGCCGCCTGACAAGGGACGGGCAATCCCATGAGGTAAGGGAGGAATGGATCCAGACCCTGACCTGCGCGATGGTGAGGCACTGAACCTGAAGGGTACGGGCACAGGCCTATTGGGGAAGGACTGTGTGATAGGGAAGCGTCAGACGGGCCCTCTTTTGTCGAGGGCAATGTTTGACGTCCGACATTATCAAGGCGGAGCAATGTCGAACCGCAAATAACCCTTAGAAATGAAATGGGGGCGGCTGCCCCCATAAATGATTTCAAGCCAGGACGTCGGCCATCTCGTAGACCGCGCCCTTCTTCTGCCTGACGACCCACTGGGCCGCCATGACGGCTCCGCCGACGAAGACCTCCCTGGAGTGGGCCTGGTGGCGGATCTCGATACGCTCGGAGTTGCCGATGAACATGACGGTGTGGTCGCCGACGATATCCCCTCCCCTTATGGAGTGGATCCCGATCTCGGTACCGCGGGGGCAGACTCCCTGGCGTCCGTAGACGTACTCCTTGCCGCCGAGCTCCTTGCTGATGATGTCGGCCGCAGTGAGGGCGGTTCCGCTGGGCGCGTCCTTCTTCTGGTTGTGGTGGGCCTCGATGATCTCCACCTCGTAAGCGTTGCCGAGATCCTTGGCCGCAGCCTTGCAGAGCTTGAAGAACACTCCGACTCCGATGGAGTAGTTGGAGGAGATCACCGCAGCGACGTTATTCTGGACGATGGCGTCGGTGATGTTCTTCTTCTGGTCCGCGGACAGACCGGTGGTTC
This is a stretch of genomic DNA from Thermoplasmatales archaeon BRNA1. It encodes these proteins:
- a CDS encoding Amino acid transporter, with the protein product MSKHGIRILAEGNSHSYSGFINLDTGLVKSIDWKQGMIIAMGVPILILPGIYDIAGTAWGLSIMIWTVSVLQGFAQNLAIGEMAAALETPGIGGCAQKVFTKPNEGRYGFGRFIGAFTAWSYWFTWTPVIPIFTCTSVDYISKFMEHYMEMEPLDDTGTLLLSLGFGILVFSMIVYVGSKGLSGGARAGLILALIAIVPLLVVILFPIIGITAGEGDLTGFTIDRISENLTPDGWDWDAGDFMMVFGMFAYAQWCACAWESAATYGAEYKNPGKDVPKALISAGLVCLALYFLVPFVVYGMMDPETIEAWGVSTLYPIAQYDFGNIGLIIALILLIAGMVMLIQTAFLGSSRTLYFMGHEGNMPKIFTYTNKNGAPLVAMMYQFAMGIIFIIIIHFGSVGMILAASSFGFSFALGMGMLAFITARRNPRFRDLPRPYRAPPGWFYVACFLMCYQFFVLIPCLAYWCINGGIENGTFSVIIGAVILLIYVPVWVAIQHKNGQDDMRCFLCKRTVQQYNSYITDKGNVDFSVTNDKMTEMESFPDIQVGNALVPLCPICYELTFGFSSNPEEKRSGIKMDVIVDMKFKDHEAKDEDE
- a CDS encoding dihydrodipicolinate reductase, which translates into the protein MAEVRAALVGACGRMGQMIVRRIMATEGITVSAAFDLVNVGKDIGEIAGLGKIDVPVSDPKDLEKVLKESKTDVLLDFTVAPATAVNAPVAAKAGVNLIIGTTGLSADQKKNITDAIVQNNVAAVISSNYSIGVGVFFKLCKAAAKDLGNAYEVEIIEAHHNQKKDAPSGTALTAADIISKELGGKEYVYGRQGVCPRGTEIGIHSIRGGDIVGDHTVMFIGNSERIEIRHQAHSREVFVGGAVMAAQWVVRQKKGAVYEMADVLA